The [Clostridium] celerecrescens 18A genomic sequence GGCTTGTTACATGCAAATGCCGTTTGTCAGGCAGGGTAAAGATCAGCGGCGAGGAAATTGGAGAGATCGGTAATGCGATCTATAAGGTTCCATGCGTGATCGATGAATTGATCGGTGTAGAACAAAGGCGTCGTGACCTTAAGGTCAGAGTCTCGTTTCCGGTTACTCTGGAGACGGCGGATTCAGACGGAAAAGTTACACATATAGACGCTAAGGTAAAAGATTTAAGTGCAGGCGGGGTCGGGCTTGAATCGGCAGTTGAATTAAGTGTAGAGCAGATCTTTTCCTTTCTGTTTGAAACGGACAGCGACTGTACCAGGCTCAAAGGCTGTATTCTATGGGTAAAGAAAATATCAGGCGAGAACGAACCGCCACGCTACCGGTATGGCAGCCGTTTCTTTGATATGACATCTTATCAGGAGTCCATGGTCAGGAAGTTCGCTTTTTTGGAACAGCTGAAAAAAAGGAAAACACAGTAATAGCGCGTTATGCGATAGTATTTAACTTCTTTTTACGGACGAAGAAACGGAGGAATAAGAAGATGTTTACTGTATGTAAAAAGGCCTGCATTTGCTCTTTTTCTGGGAATCTTCTTTCGGAAGGAAAAGAAACCATAGCATTGCTATTAGCAACTTGACGATAAAAATTTACAAATTGTAAAGTAAGGACTTATTAAAAAGGAGCGATTTCATGAGACAACAAAAGAGGGGATTGGCAATAGCAATTTTAGTCGCTTTTTGCCTGTGTCTCTTCCCTGAAAAAGCGATGGCAACAGAGGCAATTAATTCAATCAGCATTAAGGTGGTACTTAATATCGAGGCAGGTGACCGTCTGCCTGATATACAAATTAATCAAACAAGTGGGGAGTGCTATGTGACTTCCGGTGATAAAAAGTACACTGTCAGGGAGGCAAAGTGGGTCACCTCCACCTCAAAGGATATATCGGTGGGGGAAGAACCCAGGATGAGCGTTACTCTAACCCCTTCCGATGAATACGATGCTTATTTTAAATCTTCTTATGAGGCTACCAAGATGAAAATCACGGGAGGTTCCTATGTCAGCGCAAAGCGTAATGGTAGTGACCTGGTTGTCACCTTAAGGACGAAGCCTGTCAAAGGCCTGTACGCGGAACCGGAAGACGTGGGCTGGAAGGATACAAGGCTTGGCCAGGCTGTCTGGTCCAAAGGGGATAACACGTCGGGTGCTTATGAATTATGGCTTTATTGCGGTAAAAAAATAATATTAAAAAAGGAACAGGTAAAGGCCACCTCCTATAATTTCTATCCATATATGACAGAGGAAGGGACCTATTCTTATAAAATCCGTTCTGTTCCCTTCAAACAGGATGAGCTTAAGAATGGAAAGAAGAGCAGCTGGGTGGAGTCAGACGAACTGGTGATCAGGGACCGGGATGTATCCGATGGAACAGGAAAAGACTCTGACACAATTGCCGGTACAACAAATGGCTCGGGGATAAAAGAGGGCTGGGATCAGCAGTCCGGAGTGTGGTACTACCGGTATGCCGATGGAACAGTCCAGGCTAATTCCTGGATGGAACTTGACGATGTATGGTACCGCTTCAATCAGGAAGGGAAGATGGTAACCGGCTGGTTTATCCTGGATTCTGATATCTATTATATGAATTCCAAAGGAGCCATGGTGACCGGCTGGAATAAAATCGACAATACATGGTATTATTTTTATCCGGACAACGGCTACGAGGCCCCCTTGGGAGCCGCTGCAACGAACTGGCAGGTCATAGACGGTTATTATCATTATTTTAACAACCAGGGTGCCATGCAGAAGGACTGGATCAACCAGGCAGGGAGGTGGTACTATTTAAATACTGTACAGGGAAACTTAGAGGGTGCTATGCTGAAGGGCCTAATCACCCGGAATGGGCATACATATTTTACCGGGGAAGATGGAGTCATGGTGACCGGATGGCAGAAGATCGATGGACTGTGGCGATATTTTAATCAAGATGGTACGATGGCTGTTAATACGGTAGTCAATGGATTTCCGGTAAATGAAGATGGAGTATGGGTACAATGATGAGAGATAAGAGAAGAAAACTGCATTCTATGTTCCTTACTGTTTTGGTGGCAGCATTTACATGCTTGCCGGCTGTTATGTCCTTTGCCGCCGATTCTGTTGTAATTCGAAGCGTAAATCTTAAGTTTGACAGCCAGTATGGGAATGAAGAAATACTGATGCCTGGAATTTCTACTACCAATGCAGGAGTATCAGTTAAGGAGGTTGTCTGGAAACGGGATATCAGCAAATGGAAGGCAGCAAAGAATGAACGGGTCAGTGTGTTTTTAACATCAGACACCTCAATATTTGCAAACACCTACAACCGGTCAGAGTGCAAGATCACAGGGGCAAAGTTTGTTTCCGCCAAAGCATTGGATAACAATACCCTGGAAATAAAGGTGGATTATGTTCCTGTAGTTATTTTAGGAAGAACAGCCAGGGCCGGCTGGAGCGATAGCAAAAAGACGAAGGCTGTGTGGGATAAAGTTGAATTTGCTACTGGATATCAGGTTGCTCTATATGCAGATGACAAACTGAAGAAGCGTATTTCGGTAGAAACCAATACGGTGGATCTTTCTGAATACATGGATAAGGATGCTGTTTATTACTATGAAGTCCGGGCAATCGGCTATACTGCCGATGACCGGAAATATATGAAGGAAGGGGATTATGTCACTTCTGATGATACCATTATGGAATATGACGGAGATACATCAGGAGCATGGAAGGGAAATACCTACAAGCAGGAGGATGGTGGAATCGCCAGGAATTGCTGGAAGCAGATATTAAATGACTGGTATTATTTTGACGGGAATGGAACTTACCAGACAGGCTGGCTCCATTCAGGTCAAAGATGGTATTATTTAAATCCCAAGGATGGAAAGTTACTCATGGGCTGGCAGTTCGTCAATGGGAAATGGTACTATTTAAATCCGGGCGGAGGAGAAATGCTGACGGGCTGGATACAGCCCCAGCCAGGGATATGGTATTATTTAAATCCGGATGGCAGCATGGCAAGCAGCACAAAAGTCGGCAGTTATTGGGTGGATGCTTCAGGAAAATGGATTCCGTAAAAGTCGGAGATTGACGGGAGGATTAAAATTTTGGCAACGATAGACCAGTTAAGACTGTCTGCACTTACGAGTGCAAAGGCAGGACAGACAGGATATACGGCAGCTTCATCTGCCAAGGGGAATTTTAAACAGATTATAAAATCAGTAGCAAAGGCTCCGGAAAACCTTGAAGCCATATTCACAGAGGCATCTAAAAAATACGGCGTTTCAGAAAAGCTGTTAAAAGCGGTTGCTAAGGCAGAATCGAATTTCAACCCATCTGCTACTTCTAAGAAGGGGGCTGCCGGAGTCATGCAGTTAATGCCTGCGACTGCTAGATCCCTGGGAGTAGACGATCCTTATGATGCAAGAAGCAATATCATGGGAGGAGCTAAATACTTAAGAGAAAATCTGGAACGGTATAAAGGGAATGTGGATCTCACCCTGGCAGCCTATAATGCCGGAAGTAACAATGTAAGCAAATATGGAGGAATCCCTCCTTTTAAGGAAACACAGGAGTATGTAAAGA encodes the following:
- a CDS encoding lytic transglycosylase domain-containing protein, whose product is MATIDQLRLSALTSAKAGQTGYTAASSAKGNFKQIIKSVAKAPENLEAIFTEASKKYGVSEKLLKAVAKAESNFNPSATSKKGAAGVMQLMPATARSLGVDDPYDARSNIMGGAKYLRENLERYKGNVDLTLAAYNAGSNNVSKYGGIPPFKETQEYVKKVKNYMGDSEVSGFSEASGYSSDISSTYEYLSNLSSDGESSSLAPAKSDYLYLIELMKLRMQMASFSISNQFDAADSTTGSIFNI
- a CDS encoding PilZ domain-containing protein, with product MFTECEKASVFSLTGIFIAEVKVVDSHMDSMGLIFNEEDMDKVSTESVIVFHDGVQGLVTCKCRLSGRVKISGEEIGEIGNAIYKVPCVIDELIGVEQRRRDLKVRVSFPVTLETADSDGKVTHIDAKVKDLSAGGVGLESAVELSVEQIFSFLFETDSDCTRLKGCILWVKKISGENEPPRYRYGSRFFDMTSYQESMVRKFAFLEQLKKRKTQ
- a CDS encoding N-acetylmuramoyl-L-alanine amidase family protein, encoding MRQQKRGLAIAILVAFCLCLFPEKAMATEAINSISIKVVLNIEAGDRLPDIQINQTSGECYVTSGDKKYTVREAKWVTSTSKDISVGEEPRMSVTLTPSDEYDAYFKSSYEATKMKITGGSYVSAKRNGSDLVVTLRTKPVKGLYAEPEDVGWKDTRLGQAVWSKGDNTSGAYELWLYCGKKIILKKEQVKATSYNFYPYMTEEGTYSYKIRSVPFKQDELKNGKKSSWVESDELVIRDRDVSDGTGKDSDTIAGTTNGSGIKEGWDQQSGVWYYRYADGTVQANSWMELDDVWYRFNQEGKMVTGWFILDSDIYYMNSKGAMVTGWNKIDNTWYYFYPDNGYEAPLGAAATNWQVIDGYYHYFNNQGAMQKDWINQAGRWYYLNTVQGNLEGAMLKGLITRNGHTYFTGEDGVMVTGWQKIDGLWRYFNQDGTMAVNTVVNGFPVNEDGVWVQ
- a CDS encoding N-acetylmuramoyl-L-alanine amidase family protein is translated as MMRDKRRKLHSMFLTVLVAAFTCLPAVMSFAADSVVIRSVNLKFDSQYGNEEILMPGISTTNAGVSVKEVVWKRDISKWKAAKNERVSVFLTSDTSIFANTYNRSECKITGAKFVSAKALDNNTLEIKVDYVPVVILGRTARAGWSDSKKTKAVWDKVEFATGYQVALYADDKLKKRISVETNTVDLSEYMDKDAVYYYEVRAIGYTADDRKYMKEGDYVTSDDTIMEYDGDTSGAWKGNTYKQEDGGIARNCWKQILNDWYYFDGNGTYQTGWLHSGQRWYYLNPKDGKLLMGWQFVNGKWYYLNPGGGEMLTGWIQPQPGIWYYLNPDGSMASSTKVGSYWVDASGKWIP